Proteins found in one Ptychodera flava strain L36383 chromosome 16, AS_Pfla_20210202, whole genome shotgun sequence genomic segment:
- the LOC139114912 gene encoding 26S proteasome non-ATPase regulatory subunit 10-like gives MLSIFQKLFKAAKRGDVENVRAILGVPDCDPNVTVKLKYSNSGAIDGWNPLHVAANNGYEEIVQLLVDHGAEVNAKTPKVGSTPLHQAAACNRTKVMDVLLDNGADLKMRNKTSGATPLHVAAMFGSSSAICKLLDCGADIDARTLDHGATALHVSAAYGQCEVTENLLKHGANVNAENKYAETPAHLTAWNAHINIMQLLISYGCDVTLEDENGRTVRKSVQESDRYDCADERHDVTRLINEALKAQRS, from the exons ATGTTATCTATCTTTCAGAAGTTATTCAAAGCGGCAAAGCGGGGTGACGTTGAGAATGTCAGGGCTATCTTGGGAGTTCCTGACTGTGACCCGAATGTTACTGTGAAACTAAAGTATTCAAACTCTGGCGCT ATTGACGGGTGGAATCCTTTGCACGTAGCGGCTAACAATGGTTATGAAGAAATTGTTCAGCTCCTCGTTGACCATGGCGCTGAGGTCAATGCCAAGACGCCTAAG GTCGGTTCCACACCATTACACCAAGCAGCAGCATGTAACCGAACAAAAGTCATGGATGTACTTTTGGACAATGGCGCCGACCTGAAAATGAGAAACAAAACG TCCGGGGCTACACCGTTACATGTCGCAGCAATGTTTGGAAGTTCTTCGGCAATCTGCAAACTCTTAGACTGTGGAGCAGACATCGACGCTAGAACTCTTGAC CACGGCGCTACAGCTCTGCATGTATCTGCAGCATATGGACAATGCGAAGTCACTGAGAATTTACTTAAACATGGTGCTAATGTTAATGCTGAGAATAAG TACGCGGAAACTCCAGCTCATTTGACAGCTTGGAATGCTCACATCAACATCATGCAACTTCTGATTTCATATGGTTGTGACGTCACCCTAGAAGATGAG AATGGACGTACTGTTCGAAAGAGTGTGCAAGAATCTGATCGGTACGATTGCGCAGACGAACGCCATGACGTCACACGTCTTATCAATGAAGCTCTGAAAGCTCAG agATCCTGA